AGTAATATGCCGTATAAATGATCACATCAGCGCACTATAATAGATTACCGGTACTTctaaaatagtaataattataCTAGTATTGTGATATCTCAGACATGCCACAACCTGTTTGCTTTCATTTCAATGACGTGACCTTTAAAGACCTCACTTAactatccctttttttttttccaaattgattTAGTCAtttaagtgtaaaaaaaaaaacgtactgtttatattcatgaaatGGGAGAACTATAACTCTTTTTTGTCACAAAATACTGAGATCCGTCTAAGGTTTAATGCCACAATaatgttagttatttaataaatttcccAGGTTTTATGATGTGGTGACAGTTTAACCATGTAACAGATTATTTCTATCACAGAACCAATTTTTGACCCCAGCTGTGTCATGATGGCACTGGTCTGCTTTGACATCAAGTAACATTTATCATCCAAGCTAATATCTATCTAGTGGCATGCAAAGGTTTGGGCACCCCTGGGTatgtccagattttttttatgcacacaccCTAACATCTTAATGGAGGACAAAAACAAATAGCATGAAATATAATATTTCGAGCACATACCATCTCGCCAATGTTTAAGCCAGCAATGTTGGGCTTCCTGCCGATGGCCCACAGGACACAGTCCACCTCAGAAATAATGCTGCTCTCCTCCTCACCTTTGGTGACGACCGTCACCTCCAACCCGGAGTCGGTTTTGCGCACCGACGTCACCTGAGAGTTCTTCCGCAAGTCCACGCCAGAGTTCTGCAGCTCTTTGGTGCAGTTTGTGCTTATGAAGCTGTCAAAAGTCCTCAAAACCTACAGAACAAATTACCATGTGAGTATGAGTTACTGTACTTTACATTTGTGCGGAAGAGTGCTAAGGCTTTCATGGTGCTAAAACACAAAGTTTGTGAGTTTTTGGCAAacactgttgattttgtgggtcTAGCCTTGTGTAAAAACTCATGAAATTTTGCATACACATCAGACTTAGCTTAATATTAAGCATTTTACAGATTAATCTTCTTTAGATTACTTACGCCAAGAGATTTTAGCCAATCGACTTCAAATGTTGGGTGTTTTATCAAAGGACGCTGAAGGTTGAAGATTGAAAGTTAATCAAATCCTTTTGATATCGCCGAATGCTGTTACGGCATGGAAAACTTAGGTTTCTTTGTGACAACAACAGATGTTTTAACTTGACTTTAGATgcttatactgtattttttaaatgtcccaCATTTGATAAGAGTCCAAGTCTAAGGATATAAAGTTATTCACTTGTAGTAATAATGCCATGTATTGACAAAGTTAGTACACACATCAAATGtgcttaaaaaaatgtaatacctGTACGAACAATACCATAAAAAGTATGCATACCCCTTGAACATTTTCACATTTAGTGACCTTGCAGTCATGAACATGAACGTGTTTAGCTGAaattcatgtgagtagggtactAACCCATAGTAGCACATTACTCCCAAGTGGAAGAAAATTTACACCGTttcaaaaatgttaaatatgaTTTATTGCAATCATTTGCTTTCAGGGTTCATTCGTGTGgaatttcaattaattttattggATCTTCAACCTGCCTGTTGTTAATTTTTCTAGTCATCTTTAATTTTTACCTCATTCTGCCGTATGATGAGGGAGGTTTTAGAACCAAGGTTGTTGAGGATGCCCGCCATCTCAACAGCAATGTAACCAGCACCCACGACAACACTACGTCTGTTGACCGAGAGAGATTGCTTATTTCTATGTACACTTATTACCACGATATCCAAACAGCACAATATTAAATTCTTACTTTGGGAGACTTtcaagttcaaaaaagccatcacTGGTAATGCCCAGACTTGCTCCTGTTTTGATCAtatataaaacaacaacaaatgagCTTAATTCAGCAAGTGTTATTAGtaccaaaaaaagtaaaagcaaTTGAAGTATCTTACGAAGTCCCACCTGGAACCTCAGCATCAGACAGTACAAATGGCTGCCCCCCAGTGGCGATGAGGATGTGAGGCGCTGTGTACTTCCTGCCATTGACCTCCAGTGTTGGCTCAGCATCGCTAGTGAACCTGGCATGACCTTCAATGGTTTGGATGTTTGCCTATCCGGGATGAAATGTTTAATGTGTAACACAATTTGTGATATTTTTTGGGATTCAACAAATTCTACTTAACACATATCGTATAAAGAGTTGTACTTACCTTGTCGAGATTGTTGCGGTAAATTTTATTCAGGCGACTGATGTATGCATCCCTTTTTGCTTTCAgtgttctgaaaaaaatgacaacaaatcacacattttaaataagaaaatatGTTGAATACTGAATGCATAGGCATACATACTGAATTCATCCAGCCTCAATGATGTCCTTGACCCTTATCCAAGCCTGTCGACAAGGGGGTCCACCGGGTATGTTTTCCCgagcctcaggaccataggggccctgaatgacccttaatttattttaatttacattcatacattcatttaaatcattgtctgattaaatattatgttctactcgatatatacttaaaaactttaacatattaaatatttcaaatataatttttttccccttttttttttgcacaacgccACCCCcccgtcttagcagagaatggtctgACTCCGCTTGGCGCACGCAAGTGCTACGCATTTCCTTgtctttgccagtgactgtagctggaggagagtgagccttcagtaaaatgagaaaaaaaaaaaaaaaaaaaaaaactacctccgctccaccatatcacagggcaggctgAACAACCTAGCCGTTTTTACCAAACTGTACTTTATGGCAAGTTGCGGTGCTGTCACCTCCGCACCGAAGTGTGGAGTGGACGGCTCGTTTGTCATCAGTTCGTCCGGGTCTTCCTTCAGGAAGGTGGCAACGTGCATGAAAACGCAGGGACACGTCGGACGGCTTTTTGCTGgaacttttattaacaatgggGGACTCCCAGCCACTCAACTCAGAGCTACCGTGCAACAACTCCTATCTCACCCCCTTACGCTCGCCCACCTCTTCGTCTGCGCCAAATTGGTTAAGCCGGTTatattgtaggggacagcggccccttggggttgCCGGTAAcaccatgctctccattgagcgtgagcttgctcaaaaactggatttcactgatgttataaatgactttgctgtcaaaaaatctaggcgcatcactgtttgagggcttgataaccccatggatgtggagggggcaggcaaggatgtttagttatacggttttgttgcttagcagacagacatagcactctcagttgtattgtattgtagcctacatgggacaatagatggaaattgtttgtttatattgtgtcacatcacattacagtctgttaaatttaactgtccatctcaaattaaataatttgaaaatttacactgtcattgcttgcaaaacgTTAAAGTACTgcatatgttgtcgtgacaagccgatggcaggggtggggttgggggggccctataatggtctcttgtccctggGCCccagcaagtctgttgacagccttgCTCTTATCTACTTAGTTTTGAACACACCTCATTGAACTATGTCATTCGTTAATACAACCTTGACTTTATTTAGTGAGCCAACAAGAGCTTACATGTAAGTCGCTATGACTTGGCATTTCCTTCACTTCACTCCACAAAACAGCGACACACCAAAACacaccaaaaaagaaaaataaaaataaattaaaaaaatcacttaCTCCCAACTGAAGTGAACATTTTTCACGTCAAAGCCGTAATCGGTGTGGTCGTGGAGAAACTCAGCATGTACTGCCGCATTCCACATGACCTTGGAAGAAGGAATGAGAAGGCTTAAATTTAAGTCAAGCATTGCAATAACAGTGTTTTAACATGgagagaaaaataatgtttacttTCTTTGGGACACAGCCAACGTTGACCTGTAAAAATTCAAAGCACATATTGttgattaagtttgaaaatagtATATTCATAatgtaaaataattcaaaaacaTATGCTACAAATAATCATGATAATATACAATACTTAAGAGAT
This Corythoichthys intestinalis isolate RoL2023-P3 chromosome 11, ASM3026506v1, whole genome shotgun sequence DNA region includes the following protein-coding sequences:
- the gsr gene encoding glutathione reductase, mitochondrial isoform X3, which gives rise to MAATTSGVTRFDFLVVGGGSGGLAGARRAAELGANAAVIESYKLGGTCVNVGCVPKKVMWNAAVHAEFLHDHTDYGFDVKNVHFSWETLKAKRDAYISRLNKIYRNNLDKANIQTIEGHARFTSDAEPTLEVNGRKYTAPHILIATGGQPFVLSDAEVPGASLGITSDGFFELESLPKRSVVVGAGYIAVEMAGILNNLGSKTSLIIRQNEVLRTFDSFISTNCTKELQNSGVDLRKNSQVTSVRKTDSGLEVTVVTKGEEESSIISEVDCVLWAIGRKPNIAGLNIGEMGLDTDEQGHIVVDEYQNTTRRGIYAVGDVCGRALLTPVAIAAARKLAHRLFEGKKDSKLDYSNIPTVVFSHPPIGTVGLTEEEAIMSRGKENVKIYKTTFTPLYHAITTRKSLCIMKLVCVGEEEKVVGLHMQGLGCDEILQGFAVAVKLGATKADFDKTVAIHPTSGEELVTMR